Within the Nocardioides aurantiacus genome, the region ACGGTGCTGCAGGAGGGCGACGTCCTCCACCTGGTGATGCGCGAGGAGAACGCCACGCGCGTCTACGACGTGCTCAAGAAGGGCCCGGAGACAGACTGATGAAGGTCGCCATCGCAGGAGCCGGCGCCGTCGGCCGCTCGATCGCCCGCGAGCTGATCGGCAACGGCCACCAGGTCCTGCTCATCGACAAGTCGCCGCACGCCATCAAGCCCGACCGGGTGCCCGACGCCGAGTGGCTGCTCGCCGACTCCTGCGAGCTGTCCTCGCTGGAGGAGGCCCGGCTCCAGGAGTGCGACGTCGTCATCGCCGCCACCGGCGACGACAAGGTCAACCTGGTCACCTCGCTGCTGGCCAAGACCGAGTTCGGGGTCCCCCGCACGGTCGGCCGGGTCAACCACCCCAACAACGAGTGGCTGTTCACCGAGGCCTGGGGCGTCGACGTCAACGTCTCCACCCCGCGCATCATGTCGGCGCTGGTCGAGGAGGCGGTCACGGTCGGCGACCTGGTCCGGCTGTTCACCTTCCGCCAGGGCGGCGCCAACCTCGTGGAGATGACGCTGCCCGCGGACTCGCCGTACGTCGGGAAGCCCTCGGGCCTGATCCCCTTCCCCGACAACTGCGCGCTGGTGACGATCCTGCGCGA harbors:
- a CDS encoding potassium channel family protein; translated protein: MKVAIAGAGAVGRSIARELIGNGHQVLLIDKSPHAIKPDRVPDAEWLLADSCELSSLEEARLQECDVVIAATGDDKVNLVTSLLAKTEFGVPRTVGRVNHPNNEWLFTEAWGVDVNVSTPRIMSALVEEAVTVGDLVRLFTFRQGGANLVEMTLPADSPYVGKPSGLIPFPDNCALVTILRDGQVYVPDPDQPVEAGDELLLVVPAELEDQLEVLLAPEEHRAK